One genomic window of Candidatus Pseudobacter hemicellulosilyticus includes the following:
- a CDS encoding SusC/RagA family TonB-linked outer membrane protein, with protein sequence MRLLCHYRGSIPFLLFFFLLPGLVPKLSAQVITSNAATRDYSGTVTDSTGVPLPHVSVTIKGSSRGTISNEKGQFTLRASAGEILVLSAVNFLQQEILLGGETSLQVQLYTLSTGLNEVVVIGYGTQRRGDVTSSVASVKAGNFVKAPVLDAGQLLQGKVAGLTVSTTSGDPTSGTQILLRGSTTLLGANANPLVLIDGVPGDLKTVAPEDIEAMDVLKDGSAAAIYGTRGTNGVILVTTRRAGSNNVSSVDYSGSLSTQTIARRPELLTADDYRQQIADGLRDATWDKGGSTDWLDEITRTPISQVHNISFRGGNSKTNYLANANYRQFEGIFLKSDNRTFTGRLDINHSMLDDKLKLNLGIISSQNDYTATGDGSSFNGYTYRQAMIFNPTSPLRDPEGNWFEEPGQFNYDNPLSRLMESDGRHSAQNTRYNANITLLPIKGLRLNGLFSYTKYNQTRGYFETKNNISTVRGNRNGYASVGGIESVYRLMELTAQYSKTISDHNFSILGGYGYQEDEFQEHWMQNWDFPTDIFGYSNIGLGKALAEGLAPQYSYKRVGNLISFFGRATYSYKDRYLLLASLRHEAANQLFGTRNPWGTFPAISLGWRISRESFMANSIFDDLKLRGGYGVTGSQPNSIFLGLGTLAYTGWFYTNGQWINTLVPARNPNPYLKWEEKKETNIGIDFSLFKGRISGSVDYYIRTIDGLLYDFAVPMPPNTYGYTRANVGKMENKGLEVQLNGIPVETTDFSWNTSLNFSTNKNSLVTLSNDLYQFTADFFTTGGTGEPIQTYTHRVSIGGPIGDFYGFRVIDVDEQGRWIYEGEDGKHVAYADFAHEPESKKILGNGLPKYYGAWNNSFRYKNFDLNITMRGAFDYQILNFQRMYYENTNIQQYNRLKSAYDPVFGKAVLSKDMPLEFNSYYVEDGDYWKIDNIVLGYSIPRLGIRYVKSARVYVSTLNTATITGYKGIDPEVNRLGLDPGIEGRDIFPTTRTYTLGILLNF encoded by the coding sequence ATGCGACTGCTTTGCCATTACCGGGGATCCATCCCCTTCCTTCTCTTTTTCTTCCTGCTACCTGGGCTCGTCCCCAAATTATCGGCGCAGGTCATTACCAGCAATGCCGCCACCCGTGACTATAGCGGCACCGTAACAGATTCCACCGGCGTTCCCCTGCCCCATGTCAGCGTCACTATCAAAGGAAGCAGCAGGGGCACCATCAGCAATGAAAAAGGCCAGTTCACCCTTCGCGCCAGCGCCGGTGAAATCCTGGTCCTCTCTGCTGTCAACTTCCTCCAGCAGGAGATACTACTGGGCGGTGAGACCAGCCTCCAGGTCCAGCTCTACACGCTGAGCACCGGTCTTAATGAAGTAGTGGTGATTGGCTATGGCACCCAGCGGCGCGGCGATGTCACCAGCTCGGTAGCTTCCGTTAAAGCCGGCAATTTTGTCAAAGCCCCTGTCCTGGATGCAGGCCAGCTGCTGCAGGGCAAAGTGGCCGGTCTCACCGTCAGCACCACCAGCGGCGATCCTACTTCCGGCACCCAGATCCTGCTGCGCGGCAGCACCACCCTCTTAGGCGCCAATGCCAATCCACTGGTGCTGATAGACGGCGTGCCCGGCGATCTCAAGACCGTAGCGCCCGAAGACATTGAAGCCATGGACGTCCTCAAGGACGGTTCCGCCGCCGCCATCTACGGCACCCGCGGCACCAATGGCGTGATCCTGGTCACCACCCGCCGCGCCGGCAGCAACAACGTCAGCTCCGTTGACTACAGCGGATCCCTCAGCACCCAGACCATCGCCCGCAGGCCCGAACTGCTGACCGCCGATGATTACCGGCAGCAGATCGCCGACGGCCTCCGCGATGCTACCTGGGACAAAGGCGGCTCCACCGACTGGCTGGATGAGATCACCCGCACCCCCATTTCGCAGGTGCATAATATCAGTTTCCGCGGCGGCAACAGCAAGACCAATTACCTCGCCAACGCCAACTACCGCCAGTTTGAGGGTATCTTCCTCAAATCGGATAACAGGACCTTTACCGGCCGGCTGGATATCAACCACAGCATGCTGGACGATAAGCTCAAACTCAACCTCGGCATCATCAGCTCCCAGAATGATTATACCGCCACCGGTGATGGCAGCAGCTTTAACGGGTATACCTATCGCCAGGCCATGATCTTCAACCCCACTTCGCCCCTCCGCGATCCCGAAGGCAACTGGTTTGAAGAACCCGGCCAGTTCAATTACGATAACCCGCTCTCCCGCCTCATGGAAAGTGATGGCCGCCACAGCGCCCAGAATACCCGCTACAATGCCAATATTACGCTGCTCCCCATTAAAGGGCTGCGCCTGAACGGGCTCTTCTCTTATACCAAGTACAACCAGACACGCGGTTACTTTGAAACAAAGAACAATATCTCCACCGTGCGCGGCAACCGCAATGGCTATGCCTCCGTAGGCGGTATTGAAAGTGTGTACCGCCTCATGGAGCTGACAGCCCAGTATTCCAAGACCATCAGTGACCATAACTTCAGCATCCTCGGCGGCTACGGCTACCAGGAAGATGAATTCCAGGAACACTGGATGCAGAACTGGGACTTCCCCACCGATATCTTTGGGTACAGTAATATCGGCCTGGGCAAAGCACTAGCGGAAGGACTGGCGCCACAATACAGCTATAAACGCGTGGGCAACCTGATCAGCTTTTTCGGACGGGCCACCTACAGCTACAAAGACAGGTACCTGCTGTTAGCCAGTCTCCGCCACGAAGCCGCCAACCAACTCTTCGGCACCCGCAACCCCTGGGGCACTTTCCCCGCTATCTCGCTGGGGTGGCGGATCAGTCGCGAGTCCTTCATGGCCAACAGCATCTTTGACGACCTCAAGCTGCGTGGCGGTTATGGCGTTACCGGCTCCCAGCCCAATTCTATTTTCCTGGGACTGGGCACCCTGGCCTATACCGGCTGGTTCTATACCAACGGGCAATGGATCAACACCCTGGTGCCGGCCCGTAACCCCAATCCCTACCTGAAATGGGAAGAGAAGAAAGAGACCAATATCGGGATCGACTTCAGCCTGTTCAAAGGCCGGATCAGCGGCAGCGTAGACTACTATATCCGCACCATCGACGGCCTGCTCTATGATTTTGCCGTGCCCATGCCGCCCAACACCTATGGCTATACCCGCGCCAATGTTGGCAAGATGGAAAACAAAGGCCTGGAAGTACAGCTGAACGGCATTCCCGTGGAGACCACTGATTTCAGCTGGAACACCAGCCTCAATTTCTCCACCAACAAGAATAGCCTGGTGACCCTCTCCAACGATCTCTACCAGTTCACCGCCGATTTCTTCACCACCGGCGGCACCGGTGAGCCTATCCAGACCTATACCCACCGCGTATCCATCGGCGGCCCCATCGGCGATTTCTATGGCTTCCGGGTGATCGATGTGGATGAGCAGGGCCGCTGGATCTATGAAGGAGAAGACGGCAAACACGTAGCCTATGCAGATTTTGCCCATGAACCGGAAAGCAAGAAGATACTCGGCAATGGTCTGCCCAAATACTATGGCGCCTGGAACAATAGTTTCCGCTACAAAAATTTCGACCTCAATATCACCATGCGCGGCGCCTTCGATTACCAGATACTCAACTTCCAGCGCATGTATTATGAGAACACCAATATCCAGCAGTACAACCGCCTCAAGTCCGCCTATGATCCGGTGTTCGGCAAGGCCGTACTCAGCAAGGACATGCCGCTGGAGTTCAACAGCTATTACGTGGAAGACGGCGATTACTGGAAGATCGACAATATAGTACTGGGCTACAGTATTCCCCGGCTGGGTATCCGCTATGTGAAATCGGCCCGGGTCTATGTATCCACCCTCAATACCGCCACCATCACCGGTTACAAAGGCATTGATCCGGAAGTAAACAGGCTGGGACTGGATCCCGGCATAGAAGGCCGGGATATTTTCCCCACCACCCGGACCTATACCCTGGGAATACTGCTCAATTTCTAA
- a CDS encoding RagB/SusD family nutrient uptake outer membrane protein produces MKKHYRILTLLSLLCLLASPSCTKLKDRSYNELIEKEFTPTPGDISAFVGSAYVNWRYLLLFWNGLHRAQENTADGMVIPARPNGWVDGGIFRRIHEHKWTSEDDVVLNCWNRSYEGITNCNRIIYQVETNRIPLGDAKDATIAELKVLRASYYYVLCDLYGNIPIVDKWDVPEGYIPEQSSRQQVFDFIVKEITDNLGLLSEESGPTMYARFNKWAAHFLLAKMYLNAEVFTGTPKWNECIAQCEAIEASENYILEASQKNVFVTENENSKEIILALPIDENYTKDWNSFDIHMQTLQPANQATYNLLYAPWGGICAVPQFINTFDPEDNRYKDNWIRGQQYSATGAPLNCTMGTLTGAPLNFINEVPAIDLSEEIHGLRLGKFEIADGSNVMINNDWPLFRYADVLLMRAESLLRTNRAADAATIVSNVRLRNFPANPGKATVTGPELEVGSIYDYGRRDRHVNTSEGGANIRYGRFLDELGYEFAQEAHRRQDLIRFDVFTKKSWFSHAPNGDYRKLFPIPAQAMRTNNKLNQNDGY; encoded by the coding sequence ATGAAAAAGCATTACCGGATACTCACTCTCCTCTCCCTGCTCTGCCTGCTGGCAAGCCCGTCCTGCACCAAGCTCAAGGACAGGAGTTACAATGAGCTCATTGAAAAAGAGTTCACGCCCACCCCGGGCGATATCAGCGCTTTTGTGGGCTCCGCCTATGTGAACTGGCGCTACCTGCTGCTGTTCTGGAATGGTCTGCACCGCGCACAGGAAAACACAGCCGATGGCATGGTGATCCCCGCCCGTCCCAATGGCTGGGTGGATGGCGGCATCTTCCGGCGCATCCATGAACACAAATGGACCTCGGAAGATGATGTGGTGCTCAACTGCTGGAACCGCAGCTACGAAGGCATTACCAACTGCAACCGGATCATCTACCAGGTGGAGACCAACCGCATCCCGCTGGGTGACGCCAAAGACGCTACCATTGCCGAACTCAAAGTGCTGCGCGCCTCTTACTACTATGTACTCTGCGATCTCTACGGCAATATTCCCATTGTTGACAAATGGGATGTACCCGAAGGATATATACCCGAGCAAAGCAGCCGGCAGCAGGTCTTTGATTTTATTGTTAAAGAGATCACTGACAATTTAGGCCTGCTGAGTGAAGAAAGCGGTCCCACCATGTATGCACGCTTCAACAAATGGGCAGCGCATTTCCTGCTGGCCAAAATGTACCTGAATGCAGAAGTGTTCACCGGTACCCCGAAATGGAATGAGTGCATTGCCCAATGCGAAGCCATTGAAGCTTCGGAGAATTATATTTTGGAGGCGAGCCAAAAGAATGTGTTTGTGACCGAGAACGAAAATTCCAAGGAGATCATCCTGGCCCTGCCGATCGATGAGAACTATACCAAGGACTGGAACAGTTTTGATATCCATATGCAGACCCTGCAGCCGGCCAACCAGGCTACCTATAACCTCCTGTATGCGCCCTGGGGCGGTATCTGCGCAGTTCCCCAGTTCATCAATACGTTTGATCCGGAGGACAACCGGTACAAGGACAACTGGATCCGCGGCCAGCAGTATTCCGCTACCGGCGCACCCCTTAACTGTACCATGGGGACCCTGACCGGGGCGCCGCTCAACTTCATCAATGAAGTGCCGGCCATTGACCTGTCGGAAGAGATCCACGGGCTAAGGCTCGGTAAATTTGAGATTGCAGATGGCTCCAATGTAATGATCAATAACGACTGGCCCCTGTTCCGCTATGCAGATGTGCTGCTGATGCGTGCCGAATCTTTGCTGCGCACCAATCGCGCTGCCGATGCAGCTACTATTGTCAGCAATGTCCGTTTGCGCAACTTTCCCGCTAACCCGGGCAAAGCCACTGTTACCGGCCCCGAGCTGGAAGTAGGCAGCATTTATGATTATGGCAGAAGGGACCGCCACGTCAATACCAGTGAAGGAGGCGCCAATATCCGCTATGGCCGCTTCCTGGATGAACTGGGCTACGAGTTTGCACAGGAAGCCCATCGCCGGCAGGACCTGATCCGCTTTGATGTGTTCACCAAAAAATCCTGGTTCTCCCATGCACCCAACGGCGATTACCGGAAACTGTTCCCGATACCGGCACAGGCCATGCGGACCAACAATAAACTTAACCAGAACGACGGCTACTGA
- a CDS encoding alpha-L-arabinofuranosidase C-terminal domain-containing protein — protein sequence MFHPTRSVQLLALLFCSFLGSSAIAQKLVVKTKQPTAGISPTMWGVFFEDINFGADGGLYAELVKNRSFEFFKPLTGWKTVGKKLAEGDLLVLNRGEADAANPRFLRVQARQTVKNDLGLVNEGFRGMGIKAGLRYDFSVQYRLDGQPFRLLLELLDNAGAVIGNTSLPLDQADGQWHNQQISFTASATATKGSFRIWFEGNGKADFDMISLFPSDTWKQRPGGLRADMVQWLADLKPGFIRFPGGCIVEGPVLAQRYQWKNTVGALDQRPMVVNRWNFEFGHRPAPDYYQSFGLGFYEYFQLAEDIGAQPLPILNCGMACQYNSAELVSMDDLQPYIQDALDLVEFANGDTTSQWGRLRASMGHPAPFHLTMIGIGNENWGPQYIERLQRFTTAIKAQYPDIQIVNSAGTDPSGDRFQFLDSALRKMNADVIDEHYYRSPDWFLQNASRYDTYSRNGSMIFAGEYAAQTDRIASTENRNNWRGALAEAAFMTGLERNAGVVRMASYAPLFAHEEGWQWKPDLIWVNNLQSYGTPNYYAQQLFSLHKGTHVLPILLDNQPLAGQDSLYATAALDSVSKELIIKLVNAGSRTVTPTLSFEGMKKTIGQARQIILHSPDLAAENTFAAPLKVSPKEETVFIKGSTWPVKVEGYSVNVLRIKLR from the coding sequence ATGTTCCACCCAACAAGATCCGTACAGTTACTGGCCCTTCTCTTTTGCAGCTTTTTAGGCAGTAGCGCTATTGCACAAAAGCTGGTTGTAAAAACAAAGCAACCCACTGCGGGCATCTCGCCCACTATGTGGGGTGTATTCTTTGAAGACATCAACTTCGGCGCTGATGGCGGCCTCTATGCCGAACTGGTCAAGAACCGCTCTTTTGAATTCTTCAAACCGCTGACCGGCTGGAAGACCGTTGGCAAAAAATTGGCCGAAGGCGATCTGCTGGTGCTGAACCGTGGCGAAGCCGATGCTGCCAACCCGCGTTTCCTGCGTGTACAGGCCCGCCAGACCGTTAAAAATGACCTCGGCCTGGTGAACGAAGGTTTCCGCGGCATGGGCATCAAGGCCGGCCTGCGCTATGACTTCTCTGTACAATACCGCCTGGATGGACAGCCCTTCCGGCTACTTCTTGAACTGCTGGACAATGCAGGCGCTGTGATCGGCAATACGTCCTTGCCGCTGGACCAGGCGGATGGGCAATGGCATAACCAGCAGATCAGCTTTACTGCCAGCGCCACCGCCACCAAAGGCAGTTTCCGCATCTGGTTTGAAGGCAATGGCAAGGCCGACTTTGATATGATCTCCCTTTTCCCTTCAGATACCTGGAAGCAGCGCCCCGGCGGTCTGCGCGCAGATATGGTGCAATGGCTGGCCGATCTGAAACCCGGCTTTATCCGCTTTCCGGGCGGCTGCATTGTGGAAGGGCCTGTCCTTGCCCAGCGCTACCAATGGAAGAATACCGTTGGCGCCCTTGACCAGCGACCGATGGTCGTCAACCGCTGGAACTTTGAATTTGGTCACCGCCCCGCACCGGACTATTACCAGAGCTTCGGTCTCGGCTTCTATGAATATTTCCAGCTGGCAGAAGATATCGGGGCCCAGCCCCTGCCCATCCTGAACTGTGGTATGGCCTGCCAGTACAACAGTGCAGAATTAGTGTCCATGGATGACCTGCAACCCTATATCCAGGACGCCCTGGACCTGGTGGAGTTTGCCAATGGCGATACCACATCGCAATGGGGCAGGCTGCGCGCCAGCATGGGACATCCGGCGCCTTTCCATTTAACCATGATAGGCATTGGCAATGAGAACTGGGGACCGCAGTATATTGAAAGGCTGCAGCGTTTTACCACGGCCATCAAAGCACAATATCCCGATATACAGATCGTGAACAGCGCCGGTACGGATCCTTCCGGTGATCGCTTCCAGTTCCTGGACAGTGCGCTGCGAAAAATGAATGCCGATGTCATTGATGAACATTATTACCGGAGCCCGGATTGGTTCTTGCAGAACGCTTCGCGTTATGATACCTATTCCCGCAACGGCTCTATGATCTTTGCCGGTGAATATGCCGCACAAACGGATCGCATTGCCAGTACGGAGAACCGTAACAACTGGCGGGGCGCCCTGGCAGAAGCTGCATTCATGACCGGCCTGGAACGCAATGCAGGCGTGGTGCGCATGGCTTCCTACGCGCCGCTCTTTGCCCATGAGGAAGGCTGGCAGTGGAAGCCAGACCTGATCTGGGTGAACAACCTGCAATCTTACGGCACACCCAATTATTATGCACAGCAGCTGTTTTCCCTGCACAAGGGTACCCATGTGCTGCCCATCCTGCTGGATAACCAGCCGCTGGCAGGTCAGGACAGCCTCTATGCTACCGCTGCGCTGGACAGCGTTTCAAAAGAGCTGATCATTAAGCTCGTGAATGCAGGCAGCAGGACCGTTACACCAACGCTTTCTTTTGAAGGCATGAAGAAAACTATTGGTCAGGCCAGGCAGATCATTCTCCACAGCCCCGACCTGGCGGCAGAAAATACCTTTGCTGCGCCTTTAAAAGTATCACCCAAAGAAGAAACGGTATTTATCAAAGGCAGCACCTGGCCGGTAAAAGTGGAAGGATACTCAGTAAATGTATTGAGAATAAAGCTGCGCTGA
- a CDS encoding DNA mismatch repair protein yields MSFSADKQTLDDLNLLGRYKNNSVFSIFNKVRTDGGEKLLDYFFHHPLTDVTEINKRSELFRYFGEKALTFPLDREAFNTMENYLASGGGGNVLLASFDFVRKRAMHSMGLDKEFEVISKGLYATVEVLHQLNGFLTKLAKEGPDSPFQPQAKPVQEMLNGPRMQWLAAVQGKSSLPLAKLLQIDNTLRVTLREEMASLLQLVYHLDVYIAVSGVAKAKGFSYARALPASDYVIRIQDCKHPGLDKAVANSVSMDRHSNVVFLTGANMAGKSTFMKSFGISLVLAHMGFPVAASSMEFSVRDGIYTSINVPDNLQMGYSHFYAEVRRVKMVAEEVAAGKNLVVIFDELFKGTNVKDAYDATLAVTQAFSEYRNSFFIISTHIIEVADALKERCNNLQFLFLPTIMEGTVPKYTYRLQEGVTEDRHGMMIIENEGIVGIIKGARKVAVS; encoded by the coding sequence ATGAGTTTTAGTGCAGATAAACAAACGCTGGACGACCTGAACCTCCTGGGCAGGTACAAGAACAATTCCGTTTTCAGCATCTTCAACAAGGTGCGGACGGATGGTGGTGAAAAACTGCTGGACTATTTCTTTCATCATCCGCTGACGGATGTAACTGAGATAAACAAACGCAGTGAGCTGTTCCGGTATTTTGGTGAAAAGGCCCTGACCTTTCCCCTGGACCGGGAAGCGTTCAACACCATGGAGAACTACCTGGCCTCCGGCGGTGGCGGCAATGTCCTGCTGGCCTCCTTCGATTTTGTCCGTAAGCGCGCCATGCACAGCATGGGGCTCGACAAGGAATTTGAAGTGATCAGCAAAGGGCTTTATGCTACCGTGGAAGTGCTGCATCAGCTGAACGGGTTCCTGACAAAACTGGCCAAAGAAGGCCCGGACAGTCCTTTCCAGCCGCAGGCAAAGCCTGTACAGGAAATGCTGAACGGTCCCCGTATGCAATGGCTGGCTGCCGTACAGGGAAAATCCTCCCTGCCGCTGGCAAAGCTGCTGCAGATCGACAATACCCTGCGGGTAACGCTGCGGGAAGAAATGGCCAGTCTCCTGCAGCTGGTCTATCACCTGGATGTGTACATAGCAGTGTCCGGTGTGGCCAAGGCAAAAGGCTTTTCCTACGCCCGCGCCCTGCCTGCGTCCGACTATGTGATCCGGATCCAGGATTGCAAGCACCCCGGCCTGGACAAGGCCGTAGCCAACTCGGTAAGCATGGACCGGCACAGCAATGTGGTGTTCCTGACCGGGGCCAATATGGCGGGTAAATCTACTTTCATGAAATCCTTCGGCATCTCCTTAGTGCTGGCGCATATGGGCTTTCCCGTGGCGGCTTCCTCCATGGAGTTTTCTGTAAGGGATGGCATCTATACCTCTATCAACGTGCCGGATAACCTGCAGATGGGTTATAGCCATTTTTATGCGGAGGTTCGTCGCGTGAAGATGGTAGCCGAAGAAGTTGCCGCCGGCAAGAACCTGGTGGTGATCTTCGATGAGCTGTTCAAAGGCACCAACGTAAAAGATGCGTATGACGCCACGCTGGCGGTGACGCAGGCTTTCTCCGAATACCGCAACAGCTTCTTCATCATCTCCACCCATATCATTGAAGTGGCTGATGCCCTGAAGGAACGTTGCAATAACCTGCAGTTCCTGTTCCTGCCCACCATCATGGAAGGCACTGTTCCTAAGTACACCTATCGTTTACAGGAAGGCGTTACCGAGGACAGACATGGTATGATGATCATCGAGAATGAAGGCATTGTAGGTATTATCAAAGGCGCCAGGAAAGTGGCCGTGAGTTAA
- a CDS encoding DNA mismatch repair protein, with protein sequence MSLIIDKQTLDDLNIFGKRDNDSVYAIFNRTFTRGGAEILEQLFRYPLSDVQSINNRSLIIKYFKDNKIAFPFRGDLFDATEHYLSNTDERSRLSHGENTLGRKFNHLMGADTEYQQLVKGMASIVEILVSLQGFVKQYGATASATPYARDVEEIKRQLDTPDFAPLLQEKVPVKLDYNKAVEYDRLLRYTHRERIKKLLTVIYYLDVYISVATVAEQRGFVFPEAVDSESHTMIVEGVYHPKLKKAVANDLTIEPGNNIVFLTGANMAGKSTFMKSLGIAVFLAHVGFPVAASRMQFSVCDGLLTTINLPDDLNNGYSHFYTEVLRVKKMAVQLESSRNLFIIFDELFRGTNVKDAYEATVAITAAFAGRDNCMFVVSTHIIEAGDELKETCNNINYVYLPTLMDGDKPVYPHKLEKGITSDRHGMVIINNEGILDILHKGKKATI encoded by the coding sequence ATGAGTCTGATCATTGATAAACAAACCCTCGATGACCTGAACATTTTCGGCAAGCGCGATAATGATTCGGTGTACGCCATCTTCAACCGTACTTTTACCAGGGGCGGGGCCGAGATCCTGGAGCAGCTGTTCCGTTACCCGTTGTCCGATGTGCAGTCGATCAACAACAGGAGCTTAATCATCAAGTATTTTAAGGACAACAAGATCGCTTTTCCTTTCCGGGGCGACCTGTTTGATGCCACCGAGCATTACCTGTCCAATACCGATGAGCGCAGCCGCCTCTCGCACGGGGAGAATACCCTGGGCCGGAAATTCAATCACCTCATGGGCGCCGATACTGAATACCAGCAGCTGGTAAAAGGCATGGCCTCCATTGTGGAGATCCTGGTAAGCCTCCAGGGCTTTGTCAAACAGTACGGCGCTACTGCCTCCGCCACACCCTACGCAAGGGATGTGGAAGAGATTAAACGCCAGCTGGACACGCCTGATTTTGCACCCCTGCTGCAGGAGAAAGTGCCGGTAAAACTGGACTATAACAAAGCAGTGGAATATGATCGCCTGCTGCGTTATACGCACCGCGAGCGGATCAAAAAACTGCTGACCGTTATCTATTACCTGGATGTATATATATCTGTGGCCACTGTGGCTGAGCAACGGGGTTTTGTATTCCCCGAAGCAGTGGACAGTGAATCCCATACCATGATCGTGGAAGGGGTTTACCATCCCAAGCTCAAAAAAGCTGTGGCCAACGACCTGACCATTGAGCCAGGCAACAATATCGTTTTCCTCACCGGGGCCAATATGGCGGGTAAGTCTACCTTCATGAAATCCCTGGGCATCGCCGTATTCCTGGCGCATGTGGGCTTCCCTGTGGCTGCCAGCCGTATGCAGTTCTCTGTATGCGACGGCCTGCTCACCACCATCAACCTCCCGGACGACCTCAACAATGGCTACAGCCATTTCTATACCGAGGTGCTGCGGGTGAAAAAGATGGCCGTGCAGCTGGAAAGCTCCCGCAACCTCTTCATCATTTTTGATGAGTTGTTCCGCGGTACCAATGTAAAAGATGCCTATGAGGCTACAGTGGCTATTACGGCTGCCTTTGCAGGCCGGGATAACTGTATGTTCGTGGTATCCACGCATATCATTGAAGCGGGCGACGAACTGAAAGAGACCTGCAACAATATCAATTATGTTTACCTGCCAACATTGATGGACGGCGATAAGCCGGTATATCCCCATAAGCTGGAGAAAGGCATTACGTCTGACCGCCATGGGATGGTGATCATCAACAACGAAGGCATCCTGGATATTTTACACAAAGGCAAAAAAGCAACTATCTGA